Proteins from a genomic interval of Methanofollis formosanus:
- a CDS encoding DUF1016 N-terminal domain-containing protein has translation MSQNEVLPEDYPVFLAGLKVRIREAQTRAVLSANRELILLYWQIGKEIVQRQEREGWGAKVIDRLSADLKREFPDMKGFSPRNLKYMRSFARAYPDEVFVQEVLAHITWYHTVTLLDKVKDPVQREWYIRRTIANGWSRNVLVHQIERGLIEREGRAVTNFSETLPAEQSDLALQTMKDPYIFDFRCVERGAKAPVHQVSPEGDAQGGNDHDCREDKGCKVGAHLHLSR, from the coding sequence ATGAGTCAGAATGAGGTACTCCCTGAAGATTACCCTGTGTTTCTCGCAGGTCTGAAGGTGCGGATCCGTGAAGCTCAGACCCGTGCGGTTCTGTCGGCGAACCGGGAACTGATCCTGCTCTACTGGCAGATCGGGAAAGAGATCGTGCAGAGGCAGGAGCGGGAGGGCTGGGGGGCGAAGGTGATCGACCGGCTCTCTGCCGATCTCAAGAGAGAGTTTCCCGATATGAAAGGATTTTCTCCCCGGAACCTGAAATATATGCGTTCTTTTGCACGAGCGTATCCGGACGAGGTATTTGTGCAGGAGGTGCTTGCACACATTACGTGGTATCATACGGTCACGCTGCTCGACAAGGTGAAGGATCCGGTACAGCGTGAATGGTATATCAGGAGGACGATTGCGAACGGGTGGTCGCGGAACGTGCTCGTCCACCAGATCGAGCGCGGGCTTATTGAACGGGAAGGAAGGGCGGTGACGAATTTTTCGGAGACTCTCCCGGCGGAGCAGTCCGACCTCGCCCTCCAGACCATGAAAGATCCCTATATTTTTGATTTCCGATGTGTTGAACGAGGAGCAAAAGCGCCAGTTCATCAAGTCTCTCCTGAAGGAGATGCGCAAGGAGGGAACGATCATGACTGTCGGGAAGACAAAGGCTGCAAAGTGGGTGCTCACCTCCACCTCTCAAGATGA
- a CDS encoding ribbon-helix-helix protein, CopG family, which translates to MMDRYDSVSVSMDDNLVARVDDAVAREGAASRSAWLGRVAAEQGKLVEEVAHLRDAAI; encoded by the coding sequence ATGATGGATCGTTATGACAGCGTTTCAGTCTCGATGGACGACAATCTGGTGGCGAGGGTCGACGACGCGGTGGCGCGGGAGGGCGCTGCCTCCCGCTCGGCGTGGCTGGGGAGGGTCGCGGCGGAGCAGGGGAAGTTGGTGGAGGAGGTGGCTCACCTCAGGGATGCGGCGATCTGA
- a CDS encoding ATP-binding protein, whose amino-acid sequence MKDKGKLCDLIDEFCQYPREREWFEFKLNNHEPHLIGEYISALSNAALLHQVDYGYLIFGIDDDTHEVLGTTYSPHTEKGRGNEDLEPWLKRLLDPHVDFSFYEISCRGKPVVVLRIDAAYERPVRFDGVEYIRVGSYKKKLSDHPEVERKLWAQTHPIKFEEGYASSGLIGDHVLDRLDYPSFFHLLEMPLPENKSGILERFEDEGMIRKDGPAFRITNLGALLFARDLNDFPSLRKKSLRIIIYDGKGRVHAKKEHTPREGYAVSFESVIDWICDQLPSNEIIEGALRVEEKMYPKVAIREFIANALIHQDFSISGAGPMVEIFEDRMEISNPGKPLIDPKRFIDHPPRSRNEVLASVMRRMNICEERGSGIDRAIGCIEAYQLPAPDFQEDEDFMRVTFFAHQSYSEMGREDRVRACYQHACLRYVCRDFMTNATLRKRLGIDDQNYPMASRIISDTIEAGLVRLHDPETRSNRNRKYVPYWA is encoded by the coding sequence ATGAAAGATAAAGGAAAATTATGCGATCTGATCGACGAATTCTGTCAGTACCCCCGGGAAAGAGAATGGTTTGAGTTCAAACTGAACAACCACGAACCCCACCTCATTGGAGAATATATCTCCGCGTTGAGCAATGCGGCCCTTCTGCATCAGGTCGACTATGGATATCTGATTTTTGGAATCGATGACGACACTCACGAGGTTCTCGGCACGACATATTCTCCTCATACAGAGAAAGGGCGGGGGAATGAAGATCTTGAGCCGTGGTTGAAACGTTTACTTGATCCTCATGTCGATTTTTCGTTTTATGAGATATCATGCAGAGGAAAACCTGTTGTCGTCCTTCGGATCGATGCCGCATACGAACGTCCGGTCAGATTCGATGGGGTCGAGTATATCCGGGTGGGGTCATATAAAAAGAAACTCTCCGACCACCCGGAGGTGGAACGCAAATTATGGGCTCAAACGCATCCGATCAAATTTGAAGAAGGGTATGCCTCTTCGGGATTGATCGGCGATCACGTGCTTGACCGTCTTGATTACCCATCGTTTTTCCATCTTCTCGAAATGCCGCTGCCTGAAAACAAGTCGGGGATTCTGGAACGGTTTGAGGACGAGGGAATGATCCGGAAGGACGGGCCCGCCTTCAGGATCACGAACCTCGGTGCACTTCTTTTTGCGCGTGACCTCAACGATTTTCCGTCCCTTCGCAAAAAATCGCTGCGAATTATCATTTATGATGGGAAAGGTCGGGTACACGCGAAAAAAGAGCACACCCCGCGAGAAGGATACGCTGTCTCCTTTGAATCCGTGATCGACTGGATCTGCGATCAGTTACCTTCGAATGAAATTATTGAAGGTGCGTTGAGGGTCGAGGAGAAGATGTATCCGAAGGTCGCAATCCGCGAGTTCATCGCAAATGCCCTCATACACCAGGATTTTTCGATCTCAGGGGCGGGCCCGATGGTTGAGATCTTCGAGGACAGGATGGAGATCTCAAACCCGGGAAAACCTCTGATCGATCCGAAGCGGTTCATCGATCATCCTCCCCGCTCACGCAACGAAGTCCTTGCGTCCGTGATGCGCAGGATGAACATCTGCGAGGAGCGGGGAAGCGGGATTGACCGCGCCATCGGGTGCATTGAAGCGTATCAGTTGCCTGCACCGGATTTTCAGGAAGATGAAGATTTTATGAGGGTCACGTTCTTTGCGCATCAGAGTTACAGCGAGATGGGACGGGAGGACAGGGTGAGAGCGTGCTATCAGCATGCCTGTCTCCGGTATGTCTGCAGGGATTTCATGACGAATGCAACGCTGAGAAAGCGACTGGGTATCGATGATCAGAACTACCCGATGGCTTCGCGTATTATCAGCGATACGATTGAGGCGGGTCTCGTGCGGTTGCATGACCCTGAGACACGGTCCAACAGGAACAGAAAATATGTTCCGTACTGGGCATGA
- a CDS encoding ribbon-helix-helix protein, CopG family, with amino-acid sequence MTVFSVSMDDSLVAKVDEAVARDGVASRSAWLEMVAEERLAGERVQAEEWKIRCGELEREVSRMAAEQGKLVEEVGRLKRGV; translated from the coding sequence ATGACAGTGTTTTCGGTTTCGATGGACGACAGTCTGGTGGCGAAGGTCGACGAAGCGGTGGCGCGGGATGGCGTCGCGTCTCGCTCGGCGTGGCTGGAGATGGTCGCGGAGGAGCGGTTGGCCGGCGAGCGGGTGCAGGCGGAGGAGTGGAAGATCCGGTGTGGGGAACTCGAGCGGGAGGTTTCGAGGATGGCGGCGGAGCAGGGGAAGCTGGTGGAGGAGGTTGGGCGGTTGAAGAGGGGGGTGTGA
- the cas3 gene encoding CRISPR-associated helicase Cas3' — MDSSFPLYFRYWGKSRTENDPDAVHLLPYHALDVAAVGSVLLNADTLLRERMARLLQIPEHQITPLVCFLLATHDIGKFSTPAFQLSDSTATWRLQGVQGECINGYHSDVGFALWKARLWDDAVQHDLIPLDGEFDSDDWQDLLFPLIKAVCGHHGTPPEDVGPIRRLFLPADIEAAEEFVQDAAALFFSGGAVPFQPEEELFQRVKPFSYLFAGFCVLCDWIGSDREYFRFCQEPMPLPKYWETALRTAGRAVREKGVMPARPSGDQGLERLFPGIFPESAPTDLQRYCAACPLDAGPHLFFIEDITGSGKTEAAVTLAHRLMARGDGEGMYFALPTMATANAMYARIQKTSDILFEDKNYSCILAHSASHLYGVMQTFLNDGTGSEQPGKTWLSDNRKKALLAQVGVGTIDQALLSILPVRHQSLRLFGLARNILVVDEVHACDSYMHKLLQRLLEFHAASGGSAILLSATMTRQQREDLARSFARGAGWQAPALTSSAYPLLTHLSSARPPHEQSFTDAKEKRVAVSLISSETEAEAALIETARSGGCACWVRNTVDDAVETYLRLKDALPAGTVRLFHARFALVDRLMIEKTVTEIFGKDSTPAIRAGQILVATQVVEQSLDLDFDLMVSDLAPVDRLVQRAGRVHRHARGPRGEARLIVLSPVVIDDPGEGWYSALFPRGAWVYPDHARLWLTARILVETGEIVVPRDARALVEEVFGPKSEDAIPEGFRMAAAQVRGEERADASFAAENALRLKKGYTVTEGLWESDARTPTRLGEPTVTLRLARWDGEQVLPWAEVSDRRAAWDLSQVSVREKYAAKKAEFASPLAEAVERARARMVDAGRYVVIVPLRPVGEVWEGSARDCSEKEILLRYSPTIGLMRDLQ; from the coding sequence ATGGATTCCTCCTTCCCCCTGTATTTCCGATACTGGGGCAAGAGTCGGACGGAAAACGATCCGGACGCCGTCCATCTCCTGCCCTATCATGCCCTCGACGTGGCCGCGGTCGGTTCAGTACTTCTCAACGCCGACACCCTTCTTCGTGAGCGCATGGCCCGCCTTCTCCAGATCCCCGAACACCAGATTACTCCGCTCGTCTGTTTTCTGCTCGCCACCCACGACATCGGGAAATTTTCAACGCCTGCGTTTCAGTTGTCAGACTCTACCGCAACATGGCGCCTCCAGGGTGTCCAGGGGGAGTGCATCAACGGCTACCATAGCGACGTGGGGTTCGCCCTCTGGAAAGCCCGCCTCTGGGACGACGCAGTTCAGCACGATCTGATCCCATTGGACGGGGAGTTCGACAGCGACGACTGGCAGGATCTCCTCTTCCCGCTTATCAAGGCCGTCTGCGGCCACCACGGCACCCCGCCGGAGGACGTCGGCCCGATCAGGCGCCTGTTCCTGCCGGCAGATATCGAGGCGGCAGAAGAGTTTGTTCAGGATGCCGCCGCCCTCTTCTTCAGCGGGGGTGCCGTGCCCTTTCAACCCGAAGAGGAACTGTTCCAGCGGGTGAAACCGTTTTCGTACCTTTTTGCCGGGTTCTGTGTTCTCTGCGACTGGATCGGATCCGACCGGGAGTACTTCCGGTTCTGTCAGGAACCGATGCCTCTCCCCAAGTACTGGGAGACGGCACTGAGAACAGCAGGCCGAGCAGTGCGGGAAAAGGGTGTCATGCCGGCCAGACCGTCCGGGGACCAGGGGCTTGAAAGACTCTTTCCCGGCATCTTTCCAGAATCTGCCCCCACCGATCTCCAGCGCTACTGTGCCGCCTGTCCTCTCGATGCCGGCCCCCACCTCTTTTTCATCGAGGACATCACCGGCAGCGGGAAGACCGAGGCCGCCGTCACCCTTGCCCATCGCCTGATGGCCAGGGGTGATGGAGAAGGAATGTATTTCGCCCTCCCGACGATGGCGACCGCAAACGCGATGTACGCCAGGATCCAAAAAACTTCCGACATTCTCTTCGAGGACAAGAACTATTCCTGTATCCTGGCCCATTCCGCCAGCCACCTCTATGGGGTCATGCAGACATTCCTCAACGACGGGACCGGATCTGAACAACCCGGGAAAACGTGGCTCTCCGACAATAGAAAAAAGGCCCTGCTCGCCCAGGTCGGCGTCGGGACCATCGATCAGGCCCTCCTCTCCATCCTCCCGGTGCGGCACCAGTCGCTCAGGTTGTTCGGCCTGGCCAGGAACATCCTGGTCGTGGACGAGGTGCATGCCTGTGACTCTTATATGCATAAACTGTTGCAGAGGCTTCTTGAGTTCCATGCCGCCTCCGGTGGGAGTGCAATCCTGCTCTCGGCCACGATGACCCGGCAGCAGCGGGAGGACCTGGCCCGGAGTTTCGCACGCGGGGCCGGGTGGCAGGCGCCTGCCCTCACTTCGAGCGCCTACCCGCTGCTCACTCACCTCTCCTCGGCCAGACCCCCGCATGAACAGTCTTTCACCGACGCGAAGGAGAAACGTGTTGCAGTCAGCCTCATCTCGTCCGAGACCGAGGCGGAAGCGGCACTGATCGAAACCGCCCGGTCAGGCGGGTGTGCATGCTGGGTCAGGAATACGGTCGACGACGCGGTGGAAACTTATCTGCGGTTGAAAGACGCGCTGCCGGCGGGCACGGTTCGTCTGTTCCATGCCAGGTTCGCCCTTGTCGATCGTCTTATGATCGAGAAGACGGTGACCGAGATCTTCGGGAAGGACAGCACCCCTGCGATCCGGGCCGGGCAGATCCTCGTTGCGACGCAGGTGGTTGAGCAGTCTCTGGACCTTGACTTCGACCTGATGGTGAGTGACCTCGCCCCGGTGGACCGCCTGGTGCAGCGGGCCGGCCGGGTTCACCGTCACGCTCGCGGCCCTCGCGGGGAGGCTCGTCTCATCGTTCTCTCTCCGGTAGTCATTGACGATCCGGGGGAGGGATGGTACTCCGCTCTCTTCCCGCGGGGTGCATGGGTGTATCCGGATCATGCCCGCCTCTGGTTGACCGCCCGGATACTTGTGGAGACGGGTGAGATCGTCGTCCCCCGTGATGCCAGGGCCCTTGTGGAAGAGGTGTTCGGGCCGAAGAGCGAGGATGCAATCCCCGAAGGGTTCAGGATGGCGGCCGCACAGGTGCGGGGCGAGGAGCGTGCCGATGCCTCGTTCGCGGCAGAGAATGCTCTGCGGTTGAAGAAAGGATATACGGTGACCGAAGGGCTGTGGGAGAGCGATGCCCGGACGCCGACTCGCCTCGGCGAACCGACGGTCACCCTGCGGCTTGCCCGGTGGGACGGCGAGCAGGTTCTGCCCTGGGCAGAGGTTTCCGACCGCAGGGCCGCCTGGGACCTCAGCCAGGTGAGCGTGAGGGAGAAGTATGCTGCGAAGAAAGCGGAGTTTGCCTCCCCGTTGGCTGAGGCGGTGGAGAGAGCCCGCGCCCGGATGGTCGATGCGGGGAGGTATGTCGTGATCGTCCCGCTCCGCCCCGTCGGCGAGGTGTGGGAGGGATCTGCACGAGATTGTTCGGAGAAAGAAATCTTATTGAGGTACAGTCCGACGATCGGACTGATGAGAGATCTTCAATGA
- the casA gene encoding type I-E CRISPR-associated protein Cse1/CasA, with protein MSLIPSLNLIEDPWIPVIRQDGSQDMITPWQITSQHGTNPIRSVASPRPDFNGALVQFLIGLCQTALPPENQRDWRKCLTVPPSPDELKVAFSPLAGAFVIGGDGPQFMQERGIEDKKIWQIDSLLIGMPEKEKIKDNTDWFQKRGTVDGLCPRCAALALFTLQTNAPGGGRGHMTSVRGGGPMTTLVLGETLWQTVWANVVDMENYSHPVDDPPAADDARLFPWMGEVRTSAGGEMTTPEDVHPCQVFWGLPRRILLDLEGASSGTCDLCGAETDRCITTFWTKPYGVKYAGWVHPLSPYYRNGKNSTELLPVHPQPGGITYQSWLGVVIDDRDEGKHISKVTTLIKERAEKSSVQELIGRKPSIWAYGYDMDNKKPRCWYEGTLPLLTIDDAWKEEFEETASGMIRAASEMAKNVQWCVKVALYDNPADVKGDLSVINARFLQATEGRFYDGLDTVARALAAGEDTLGVRWEWLKDLQTEAKTLFGEYSQIDSIDEINAQRAVKAWGLLNSPASKSNKKVWKALSLPDQKKSGKGER; from the coding sequence GTGTCTCTCATACCCTCCCTGAACTTGATCGAGGATCCATGGATCCCGGTCATCCGTCAGGACGGGAGTCAGGACATGATCACACCCTGGCAGATCACCTCCCAGCATGGGACAAACCCCATTCGATCGGTGGCGTCCCCGCGCCCTGACTTCAATGGGGCGCTGGTCCAGTTCTTGATCGGTCTCTGCCAGACCGCACTCCCGCCGGAAAATCAGCGCGACTGGAGAAAATGTCTGACCGTTCCACCCTCTCCCGACGAACTCAAGGTAGCATTCTCCCCTCTTGCCGGAGCCTTTGTCATCGGAGGGGACGGTCCGCAGTTCATGCAGGAGAGGGGGATCGAGGATAAGAAGATCTGGCAGATCGACAGCCTTCTCATCGGGATGCCGGAGAAGGAGAAGATCAAAGATAATACCGACTGGTTCCAAAAACGCGGAACTGTTGACGGACTCTGTCCTCGTTGTGCCGCCCTCGCCCTCTTCACCCTCCAGACCAATGCGCCGGGTGGGGGCCGCGGCCACATGACCTCGGTCCGTGGCGGTGGTCCGATGACCACGCTGGTTCTCGGGGAAACACTCTGGCAGACGGTCTGGGCGAATGTCGTCGACATGGAGAATTACTCTCACCCGGTGGACGACCCCCCGGCTGCAGACGACGCACGCCTCTTCCCCTGGATGGGGGAGGTGCGGACAAGCGCCGGCGGGGAGATGACAACGCCGGAGGATGTACACCCTTGCCAGGTCTTCTGGGGACTGCCGCGCAGGATCTTGCTTGACCTGGAGGGTGCATCATCTGGAACCTGCGATCTCTGCGGCGCCGAGACCGACCGTTGCATCACAACCTTCTGGACAAAACCCTATGGGGTGAAGTACGCCGGGTGGGTCCATCCACTCAGTCCATACTACCGGAACGGCAAAAACAGCACCGAACTCCTGCCCGTCCACCCTCAGCCCGGCGGGATTACCTATCAGAGCTGGCTCGGTGTGGTCATCGACGACCGGGACGAGGGGAAACACATCTCAAAGGTGACCACGCTCATCAAAGAAAGGGCTGAAAAGTCAAGTGTTCAGGAATTGATTGGGCGAAAACCATCCATATGGGCCTATGGCTACGATATGGATAACAAAAAGCCCAGGTGCTGGTATGAAGGCACCCTGCCGTTGCTCACGATCGATGACGCCTGGAAAGAGGAGTTTGAGGAAACGGCGTCCGGGATGATCAGGGCCGCTTCGGAGATGGCGAAGAATGTCCAGTGGTGCGTGAAGGTTGCCCTCTATGACAATCCTGCCGATGTAAAGGGCGACCTCTCGGTCATCAACGCCCGGTTTCTCCAGGCGACTGAGGGGAGGTTCTATGACGGCCTCGACACGGTAGCCCGTGCTCTCGCCGCGGGCGAGGATACTCTCGGGGTCCGGTGGGAGTGGCTTAAAGATCTTCAGACCGAGGCGAAGACCCTCTTTGGGGAGTATTCCCAGATCGATTCCATCGACGAGATCAATGCCCAGAGAGCGGTGAAGGCGTGGGGACTGCTGAACAGTCCTGCCTCGAAGTCGAATAAAAAGGTCTGGAAGGCGCTCAGTCTCCCTGATCAGAAAAAATCCGGAAAAGGTGAGAGATGA
- the casB gene encoding type I-E CRISPR-associated protein Cse2/CasB: MTMTKNVVHEMNQKDDPMDAIFGWWEEIKVHRGDRAELRRCRTPAEVAFVPAYYRLKAALPTWDREKLAVIAGTLAHVETNAENIKIAEQFARPRDGGTTARVSEARFRRLLRVEDDDYAELFSMMKRLILMVDRKANIPSLVWGLYRWNPRTKRAWAEAYYTNIQTNKE; the protein is encoded by the coding sequence ATGACGATGACCAAAAACGTAGTGCATGAAATGAACCAGAAGGATGACCCGATGGATGCGATCTTCGGGTGGTGGGAGGAGATCAAAGTCCACCGCGGGGACCGGGCTGAACTGCGGCGCTGCCGGACCCCGGCAGAGGTGGCTTTTGTCCCGGCCTATTACCGACTGAAGGCGGCACTGCCGACCTGGGACCGGGAGAAACTCGCCGTGATTGCGGGAACCCTTGCACATGTCGAGACCAACGCCGAGAACATCAAAATTGCCGAGCAGTTCGCCCGCCCCAGGGACGGCGGGACGACGGCCCGCGTCAGTGAGGCCAGGTTCCGCCGTCTCCTCCGTGTGGAAGACGACGACTATGCCGAACTCTTCTCGATGATGAAGCGGCTGATCCTGATGGTCGACCGCAAGGCGAACATCCCGAGCCTCGTGTGGGGGCTGTACCGCTGGAACCCCCGGACAAAACGGGCGTGGGCAGAGGCGTATTACACGAACATCCAGACGAACAAAGAATGA
- the cas7e gene encoding type I-E CRISPR-associated protein Cas7/Cse4/CasC, with the protein MAEFIQLHMLVSYPPSNLNRDDLGRPKTAMMGGACRLRVSSQSLKRAWRTSETFKEALGGHLGVRTKEMGWNVYLALKSGKALADVVEGTDTEAVRSPVDEKKAVAWGQAIAGVFGKLKTVKSVKDEKDKKESLCVEQMVHFSPDEIAAIDSLLARCAESGDDPAGDDLELLRAENSAADIAMFGRMLASSPSFNCEAAVQVAHAITVHRVAVEDDYFTAVDDLNRGVEDVGAGHVGQAEFAAGLYYAYLCINRDLLVENLDGDEALADRAICSLIESAAKVGPKGKQNSFASRAYASYILAERGSQQPRSLSVAFLKPVGGEDYMTAAVAALDKTRENMEKVYGECARECMMMNAATGTGSLDEILTFVSGDHA; encoded by the coding sequence ATGGCTGAATTTATCCAACTGCATATGCTTGTATCGTACCCGCCGTCGAACCTGAACCGTGACGACCTGGGCAGGCCGAAGACCGCAATGATGGGCGGGGCCTGCCGGCTGCGGGTATCGTCGCAGAGCCTGAAGCGGGCGTGGCGCACGTCGGAGACTTTTAAGGAGGCGCTCGGCGGTCACCTCGGTGTCCGCACCAAGGAGATGGGCTGGAACGTCTACCTTGCCCTGAAGAGTGGAAAGGCACTGGCCGACGTCGTGGAAGGAACAGACACAGAAGCGGTGCGGTCTCCGGTGGACGAGAAGAAGGCGGTTGCATGGGGCCAGGCGATCGCTGGGGTCTTTGGCAAGTTGAAGACGGTCAAATCCGTCAAGGACGAGAAGGATAAGAAAGAGTCGCTCTGTGTCGAACAGATGGTTCATTTCAGCCCGGACGAGATCGCCGCCATCGACAGTCTGCTCGCACGCTGTGCCGAGAGCGGAGACGACCCGGCCGGGGATGATCTTGAACTTCTCCGGGCGGAGAACTCTGCGGCGGACATCGCTATGTTCGGTAGGATGCTGGCCTCGTCGCCGTCGTTCAACTGCGAGGCGGCGGTCCAGGTGGCCCATGCGATCACGGTCCACAGGGTGGCGGTCGAGGACGATTATTTCACCGCCGTCGACGACCTCAACCGCGGCGTCGAGGATGTCGGGGCCGGGCATGTAGGTCAGGCCGAGTTCGCGGCCGGGCTCTATTATGCCTATCTCTGCATCAACCGCGACCTTCTGGTGGAGAACCTGGACGGCGACGAGGCGCTGGCTGACCGGGCCATCTGTTCTCTCATCGAGTCGGCGGCGAAGGTCGGACCGAAGGGGAAGCAGAACAGTTTTGCCTCACGGGCCTATGCATCCTACATCCTTGCCGAGCGAGGGAGTCAGCAGCCCAGGTCGCTCTCGGTGGCCTTCCTCAAGCCTGTCGGCGGCGAGGACTACATGACCGCGGCGGTGGCCGCCCTCGACAAGACGCGGGAGAATATGGAGAAGGTCTATGGGGAGTGCGCAAGGGAGTGCATGATGATGAACGCCGCCACCGGCACCGGGTCGCTCGACGAGATCCTCACCTTTGTGTCGGGTGACCATGCCTGA
- the cas5e gene encoding type I-E CRISPR-associated protein Cas5/CasD codes for MPEYLLFRLFGPMAAWGGMAVGEYRPAESHPSRSAVFGLVAAALGIRREEAALLRRLQEGYRMAVLVNASGNLIRDYHTTQVPSETTKKRAWPFATRREEVSVPRESLNTILSTREYFCDALYTVCLWPADDAPPYPLSALAEALRSPAFVPYLGRKSCPVTIPLQPQVIGGDNLRAAMDAAAFQDQNLLRSISRKGKGMLFWEGEDDMGFEIESRQTVPRRDVSLDRRQWQFTERKEHGALVQVPEGVR; via the coding sequence ATGCCTGAGTATCTCCTGTTCCGGCTCTTCGGCCCGATGGCGGCCTGGGGCGGGATGGCGGTCGGGGAGTACCGGCCTGCCGAGAGTCATCCGTCGAGGTCGGCGGTCTTCGGGCTGGTGGCGGCAGCCCTGGGTATCCGCCGTGAGGAGGCGGCGCTCCTGCGGCGGTTGCAGGAGGGGTACCGGATGGCCGTCCTGGTCAATGCGTCCGGAAACCTGATCCGGGACTACCACACCACCCAGGTGCCATCCGAGACGACAAAGAAGCGGGCCTGGCCGTTTGCGACCCGCCGTGAGGAGGTGAGTGTTCCCCGCGAGTCCTTGAACACCATCCTTTCGACGCGGGAGTATTTCTGCGACGCTCTGTACACGGTCTGCCTGTGGCCGGCGGATGATGCTCCGCCCTACCCCCTCTCCGCCCTTGCGGAGGCGCTCAGGAGTCCGGCATTTGTGCCGTATCTGGGGCGAAAGTCATGTCCGGTGACGATCCCGTTGCAGCCACAGGTGATCGGTGGAGATAATCTGCGTGCGGCGATGGACGCGGCGGCTTTTCAGGACCAGAACCTTTTGAGATCTATTTCTCGAAAAGGGAAAGGGATGCTCTTCTGGGAAGGAGAGGACGATATGGGCTTTGAGATCGAGAGCAGGCAGACCGTCCCGAGACGTGATGTGTCGCTGGACCGGCGGCAATGGCAGTTTACCGAACGAAAGGAGCATGGGGCGCTGGTGCAGGTGCCGGAGGGCGTGCGATGA
- the cas6e gene encoding type I-E CRISPR-associated protein Cas6/Cse3/CasE: MTRSIYRIRLRDDVQRTPAFWRSVRNPYDVHGMVWRIFSDGARKDRDFIYRLEMQESSPVIYAVSTADPVDLDGIWAIEQKEYSPVLRTGQRLGFSLRANPIRAKRNEEGKQKRCDVVMDAKTVLKESGCSPDAMPSQPVLVQKEGFSWLASRGEAAGFAVDEGMVRAEGYRQHRFKKPRGKNWISISTIDFTGVLTVTDPDRFEEALYGGIGPAKSFGCGLVLIRPV; encoded by the coding sequence ATGACGCGCTCGATCTATCGCATCCGTTTGAGGGATGATGTCCAGAGGACGCCGGCCTTCTGGCGGAGTGTGCGAAATCCGTATGATGTCCACGGGATGGTCTGGAGGATTTTCTCGGACGGGGCGCGGAAAGATCGCGACTTTATCTACCGGCTTGAGATGCAGGAGTCGTCGCCGGTGATCTATGCGGTTTCCACGGCAGACCCGGTGGACCTCGACGGGATCTGGGCGATCGAGCAGAAGGAGTACAGCCCGGTGCTCAGGACGGGGCAGCGTCTGGGGTTCAGCCTGCGGGCCAATCCGATCCGGGCGAAGCGGAATGAGGAGGGGAAACAGAAGCGCTGCGATGTGGTGATGGACGCAAAGACGGTGCTGAAAGAGTCGGGGTGTTCGCCCGACGCCATGCCTTCCCAACCGGTGCTTGTCCAGAAGGAAGGTTTTTCCTGGCTTGCTTCCAGGGGGGAGGCGGCGGGGTTTGCGGTGGATGAAGGGATGGTCCGGGCCGAGGGCTACCGGCAGCACCGGTTTAAGAAACCGAGGGGTAAAAACTGGATATCGATCAGTACCATCGACTTCACCGGGGTGCTGACGGTGACCGATCCCGACCGGTTTGAAGAGGCCCTGTATGGGGGGATCGGGCCGGCGAAGAGTTTTGGGTGCGGGCTGGTGCTTATCAGGCCGGTGTGA